A DNA window from Brassica napus cultivar Da-Ae chromosome C1, Da-Ae, whole genome shotgun sequence contains the following coding sequences:
- the LOC106358602 gene encoding putative F-box/kelch-repeat protein At3g24610, giving the protein MDSWDLGMKNGKRTWDVWFLDCLSHTWHSVPSMKMARASASVSLVDEGWGIAQTGQTQKSVVLDDNGTSTIFAVDEDGQSFYIVPSDGISLGETNSKQPGHRKDWCVIGKELLLCNSAGNIVIFWNKQLDDIEGNVELWCAEISVERRKGGEVWGKCEWSDAVVKLYPDFSHAYTVEVLYAASVYV; this is encoded by the exons ATGGACTCATGGGATCTAGGAATGAAAAACGGTAAACGCACTTGGGATGTCTGGTTCCTTGACTGTTTGTCTCACACATGGCACAGCGTCCCGTCCATGAAGATGGCTCGTGCTTCAGCATCGGTAAGCCTTGTAGACGAGGGGTGGGGGATTGCCCAAACTGGGCAGACTCAAAAGAG TGTGGTGCTAGATGATAATGGGACGAGTACGATTTTTGCGGTGGATGAGGATGGTCAAAGCTTCTACATCGTGCCAAGTGATGGCATATCCCTTGGAGAAACAAATTCTAAGCAGCCAGGACACCGAAAAGATTGGTGTGTCATTGGGAAAGAGTTACTGTTGTG CAACTCTGCCGGGAACATTGTCATATTCTGGAACAAGCAGCTTGACGATATTGAGGGGAATGTGGAGCTATGGTGTGCTGAGATTTCTGTGGAGAGACGCAAGGGAGGAGAGGTTTGGGGGAAGTGTGAGTGGTCCGATGCTGTCGTCAAACTTTATCCTGATTTCTCACACGCATATACCGTTGAGGTCTTATATGCTGCTTCTGTCTATGTCTGA